The proteins below are encoded in one region of Rhododendron vialii isolate Sample 1 chromosome 7a, ASM3025357v1:
- the LOC131333716 gene encoding uncharacterized protein LOC131333716, protein MNLSEDYVYPQLKRKSPQEEYIDVENCPENVQEQKTKKKLKNLNPGAETSKLIHPETWVTIQKLWKGANPSTVVWQSTYDMLYVEVGDIENLLFDDSISNRCVDAYAHVLMQQHIEAQPTFASETPQPKSFIFNSFFFDVIQNKDRKHLKKMLESHAKSFVGKIPSLFHTYSMPLDAACA, encoded by the exons ATGAACTTATCTGAGGACTATGTCTATCCACAGTTGAAGAGGAAGAGTCCACAagaagaatatattgatgtagAGAACTGTCCAGAAAATGTCCAAGagcaaaagacaaaaaagaaactgAAGAACTTGAACCCTGGTGCTGAAACGTCCAAACTTATTCATCCAGAAACTTGGGTGACAATTCAAAAACTTTGGAAGGGAGCAAATCCTAG TACTGTTGTATGGCAGTCAACATACGACATGCTCTACGTTGAAGTTGGTGACATAGAAAACTTGCTATTTGACGATTCAATATCAAACCGG TGTGTAGATGCGTATGCGCATGTCCTCATGCAACAACACATTGAAGCACAACCAACATTTGCATCGGAAActccacaaccaaaatcattcaTCTTCAACAGCTTTTTCTTC GATGTGATTCAAAACAAAGATCGAAAGCATTTGAAGAAGATGCTTGAAAGTCATGCGAAAAGCTTTGTCGGCAAGATTCCTTCTCTTTTCCATACTTATTCGATGCCATTGGACGCTGCTTGTGCTTGA